A section of the Neisseria dumasiana genome encodes:
- a CDS encoding assimilatory sulfite reductase (NADPH) flavoprotein subunit, which translates to MSQANPLPPELPAQLAALSPTQLAWLSGYCWAQSQLGETASVQTAFASPKAPAAEPRRVTVLSASQTGNARRVAADLLVKLESAGINARLVAVADFKSKTLPEEDIVLLVTSTQGEGEPPEEAVPLYKLLFGKKAPDLSKLSFAVLGLGDSSYPKFCQAGKDFDAKLAELGATRLSVLGECDLDFQTAANAWVETVSAKVTELCAQTATSVSDGLKPVQTPPSAAQVYTKEQPFTASLAVRQKITARNAEKDVQHIEIDLSGSGIRYQAGDALGIWPLNAPDLVAEILALNNLNGSETVRLADGSETDIQTALTEHADITQNTPAFVQQYAALSGSEDLQRTVENAEALDTYLAVTPPVGVLADFPHPLDAQTLFGLFRAQTPRLYSIASAQDEVGDEVHLTVGMVRYEHHGHTYTGAASGFVGSTLEEGGSVRVFVEPNPHFRLPENGDTPVIMIGAGTGIAPFRAFMQQREANGDVGKNWLVFGNQRFTDDFLYQAEWLQYRKNGLLTRADLAWSRQSKEKVYVQHKLAENAAEVWAWLQQGAHIYVCGDATRMARDVDNTLLDIIAEQGKLSRDDAEEYLNGLREDRRYQRDVY; encoded by the coding sequence ATGAGCCAAGCCAATCCGCTGCCACCTGAACTGCCCGCCCAATTAGCCGCGCTTTCGCCCACCCAACTGGCTTGGTTGTCGGGCTATTGTTGGGCGCAGAGCCAGCTGGGAGAAACCGCTTCCGTTCAGACTGCCTTTGCCTCGCCCAAAGCTCCCGCTGCCGAACCGCGCCGCGTAACCGTGCTTTCGGCCTCGCAAACCGGCAACGCCCGCCGGGTAGCCGCCGATTTGCTAGTGAAACTGGAGTCTGCGGGCATCAATGCGCGCTTGGTGGCGGTGGCCGATTTCAAGAGCAAAACGCTGCCCGAAGAAGACATTGTGCTGTTGGTAACGTCCACGCAGGGCGAGGGCGAGCCGCCGGAAGAAGCGGTGCCGCTGTATAAACTGCTGTTCGGCAAAAAAGCCCCCGATTTGAGTAAACTCAGCTTTGCCGTGCTCGGCTTGGGCGATTCTTCTTATCCCAAGTTTTGTCAGGCCGGTAAAGACTTCGATGCCAAACTTGCCGAATTGGGCGCAACCCGTTTAAGCGTGTTGGGCGAATGCGATTTGGATTTTCAGACGGCCGCCAATGCTTGGGTGGAAACCGTTTCCGCCAAAGTGACCGAACTGTGTGCCCAAACCGCAACATCGGTTTCAGACGGCCTCAAGCCCGTTCAAACACCGCCATCTGCCGCACAGGTTTACACGAAAGAGCAGCCGTTTACCGCCTCCCTTGCCGTCCGCCAGAAAATTACCGCCCGCAATGCCGAAAAAGATGTACAACATATCGAAATCGACTTGAGCGGCTCCGGCATCCGCTATCAAGCCGGCGATGCGTTGGGCATCTGGCCGCTGAACGCCCCCGACTTGGTGGCGGAAATTCTGGCCTTGAACAACTTAAACGGCAGCGAAACCGTGCGCCTTGCCGACGGCAGCGAAACCGATATTCAGACGGCCTTAACCGAACATGCCGACATCACTCAAAACACGCCTGCTTTTGTGCAGCAATATGCCGCTTTATCGGGCAGCGAAGACTTGCAGCGCACCGTAGAAAATGCCGAAGCATTGGATACTTATCTTGCCGTTACCCCGCCGGTGGGCGTGCTGGCCGATTTTCCGCATCCGTTGGATGCACAAACCCTGTTCGGGCTGTTCCGCGCCCAAACGCCGCGGCTGTATTCGATTGCTTCCGCGCAAGACGAAGTGGGCGATGAAGTGCATTTAACCGTAGGCATGGTGCGTTACGAACACCACGGCCACACCTACACCGGCGCGGCTTCGGGTTTTGTCGGCAGCACTTTGGAAGAGGGCGGCAGCGTGCGCGTGTTTGTCGAACCCAATCCGCATTTCCGCCTGCCCGAAAACGGTGATACGCCGGTAATCATGATCGGTGCAGGCACCGGCATAGCACCTTTCCGCGCCTTTATGCAGCAGCGCGAAGCCAACGGCGACGTGGGCAAAAACTGGCTGGTGTTTGGCAACCAACGGTTTACCGACGATTTTCTGTATCAGGCCGAATGGCTGCAATACCGCAAAAACGGCCTGCTGACCCGTGCCGATTTGGCTTGGAGCAGGCAGAGCAAAGAAAAAGTGTATGTACAGCACAAATTGGCCGAAAACGCCGCCGAAGTTTGGGCATGGCTGCAACAGGGCGCACATATATATGTGTGTGGCGACGCAACCCGCATGGCGCGCGATGTGGACAATACTTTGTTGGACATTATCGCCGAACAGGGCAAACTCAGCCGCGACGATGCCGAAGAATATTTGAACGGTTTGCGCGAAGACAGGCGTTACCAGCGCGATGTTTATTAA